A section of the Opitutaceae bacterium genome encodes:
- a CDS encoding TonB-dependent receptor — MHAPNTHTPSDRCIFLHGVYHLLTIGCGLHLTLGMLSAQATSGSVSAGDDATVYKLSPFEVSTDQDVGYIAGSSLSGSRLNTNLRDTAAQVAVFTPEFIRDLGANSLEEVMQYSANFQTDTDDATPTMDAAIFSGVDKGTMGARFRIRNISGSRAMDFFESRIADDNYNVARFEAVSGPNSILFGFGAAGGVVNTTSKQALTGRSELTYRLQVGTWNRLRNELDINQVLLKDKLAVRLMGVDESVDSWRRFQNQKQRRGTVAATYRPFENTTFRVMHEDGETERQLGAPAFNAMDEYSLWVSAGSVVKNGFTAATDRPLGINNVAATHHTFVENTGTYFDAKNTLISTFENLAIPAAQRAGETMAPKDFFPYNISQTGPGAVGEQDLRQTRVFWEQRIGNDLSIEAAYNKMWNDDAGFIPLSRTNVMADPNLSVPVNGGGAAANRYAGAFYMERPWLKDTIFYDTESWRVTASYNLDLGKWFGNHRLAGMWQSDSTLVQRRINAEVLVDRNGVPISNPNPDAAANLLYRRNYLSLGQFDTYYPGRADNPFTATIGGREYVSRFVTRNQNGQNRSQRDTDTWMLAAQSYFWNDRVSVLFGYRRDDLTSTRYIAQRVRAGDARIASGERLLNEWDFSTDVTEQQRLKPITRSLGVVFHATSQISVSYNESSNMGQPEFLNVILIPDGLTPPNTRGRGRDYGVRFQLGNRAYLRVNRYETHSSDQTLPGGGGIEAGSTRILDAMLQRQVISQAEYDAHLVTGNAGLADSESEGIEVSLTANPTDHWSLQLNYSYTDQAIDNYFTAAEAGMRVEEAFWRSKIQAANLAPAQISTSAFSGSQGSIEDEIQVLFRDMELNRAANELGFGKRPHKANLFSRYTFASGRLKGFLVGGGLRYQSKSFNQRNQSTGTDYWGDPIFQVDLLLGYRTRIRDFWRGRSLGLSIQLNINNVLDDDKALPARYNNFYTALRRVYFQEPRTIRLTTTVSF, encoded by the coding sequence GCGGTCTTCACCCCGGAGTTCATCCGGGACCTGGGTGCCAACAGCCTCGAGGAGGTGATGCAGTATTCGGCGAATTTCCAGACCGACACGGACGACGCGACGCCGACGATGGATGCGGCCATTTTTTCCGGAGTGGACAAGGGAACCATGGGGGCGCGTTTCCGGATCCGAAACATATCCGGATCGCGTGCCATGGATTTCTTCGAATCCAGGATCGCGGACGACAACTACAATGTCGCCCGTTTCGAGGCTGTCAGCGGTCCCAACTCGATCCTCTTCGGCTTCGGCGCGGCCGGTGGCGTCGTCAATACGACCTCCAAGCAGGCATTGACGGGGCGCAGCGAGCTCACCTATCGGCTGCAGGTCGGAACCTGGAATCGCCTGCGCAACGAACTCGATATTAATCAGGTTTTGCTCAAGGACAAGCTGGCGGTGCGGCTCATGGGAGTCGATGAGTCGGTGGATTCCTGGCGTCGCTTTCAAAATCAAAAACAACGGCGCGGTACCGTCGCAGCGACCTACCGTCCATTTGAAAACACGACGTTCCGTGTGATGCATGAAGACGGCGAAACGGAGCGCCAGCTCGGAGCGCCCGCGTTCAACGCCATGGATGAATATTCGCTTTGGGTATCGGCCGGGTCGGTCGTCAAGAATGGCTTCACGGCGGCCACAGATCGCCCTCTCGGCATCAACAACGTGGCCGCGACGCACCATACGTTCGTCGAGAACACGGGAACGTATTTCGACGCGAAAAACACCCTGATCAGCACTTTCGAGAACCTGGCAATACCGGCAGCCCAGCGTGCGGGTGAGACGATGGCGCCGAAGGATTTCTTTCCCTACAACATCAGCCAGACGGGTCCGGGTGCCGTTGGTGAACAGGATCTTCGACAGACACGGGTTTTCTGGGAGCAGCGGATCGGCAACGATCTGTCGATCGAGGCCGCGTACAATAAGATGTGGAACGATGATGCCGGCTTCATACCACTCAGCCGCACCAACGTGATGGCAGATCCCAATTTGAGCGTTCCGGTAAACGGAGGGGGCGCTGCGGCCAATCGTTATGCCGGCGCGTTTTACATGGAGCGGCCTTGGCTGAAGGACACGATCTTCTACGATACCGAGTCCTGGCGGGTTACGGCCTCCTACAATCTGGATTTGGGCAAATGGTTTGGAAATCATCGCCTAGCCGGGATGTGGCAGTCGGACAGCACGCTGGTGCAGCGCCGGATAAACGCCGAAGTCCTGGTCGATCGAAACGGGGTTCCGATCAGCAACCCGAATCCCGATGCGGCGGCGAATCTGCTCTATCGCCGAAATTACCTCAGTCTTGGCCAGTTTGACACCTACTATCCGGGTCGAGCGGACAATCCGTTCACCGCAACGATCGGCGGACGGGAGTATGTGTCGCGCTTCGTCACGCGGAATCAAAACGGTCAGAATCGAAGCCAGCGGGATACCGACACCTGGATGCTCGCTGCGCAAAGCTATTTCTGGAACGATAGGGTGTCCGTCCTGTTTGGCTATCGGCGCGACGATCTGACCAGCACGCGGTACATTGCCCAGCGTGTGCGGGCTGGTGACGCGCGAATTGCGTCAGGTGAACGTCTCCTCAACGAATGGGATTTCAGCACCGACGTGACGGAGCAGCAGCGGTTGAAGCCGATCACCCGCAGTCTGGGTGTTGTCTTCCATGCAACCAGCCAGATTTCCGTCTCCTACAATGAATCGAGCAACATGGGTCAGCCGGAGTTTTTGAATGTCATTTTGATCCCGGACGGCCTCACACCACCGAACACGAGAGGGAGGGGACGTGACTACGGAGTGAGATTTCAGCTTGGAAACCGCGCGTATCTACGAGTCAATCGCTACGAGACCCATTCTTCGGACCAGACCTTGCCCGGTGGCGGTGGCATTGAAGCGGGCTCAACCCGGATTCTCGATGCGATGCTGCAGCGGCAGGTGATCAGCCAAGCTGAATACGATGCACATCTCGTTACAGGGAACGCCGGATTGGCCGATTCGGAATCCGAAGGCATCGAGGTCTCGCTGACCGCGAATCCGACAGATCACTGGAGCCTGCAGTTGAACTATTCCTACACGGATCAGGCGATCGACAATTACTTCACCGCCGCGGAGGCGGGGATGCGGGTTGAGGAAGCATTCTGGCGCAGCAAGATCCAAGCTGCCAACTTGGCTCCGGCGCAGATCTCCACGAGCGCCTTTTCCGGGAGCCAGGGCTCGATCGAGGACGAAATCCAGGTGCTGTTCCGTGACATGGAGTTGAATCGGGCCGCCAATGAGCTTGGCTTTGGGAAGCGACCGCACAAGGCGAACCTGTTTTCTCGTTATACCTTCGCTTCCGGTCGCCTGAAGGGTTTTCTGGTTGGCGGCGGGCTTCGCTATCAAAGCAAGAGCTTCAATCAGCGAAATCAGTCCACCGGAACCGATTATTGGGGTGACCCGATTTTCCAAGTCGATTTGCTGCTCGGTTATCGGACACGCATCAGGGATTTCTGGCGTGGTCGAAGCCTCGGCCTGTCCATCCAACTTAACATCAATAATGTCCTGGACGATGACAAAGCCCTGCCGGCCCGCTACAACAATTTTTATACAGCGCTTCGCAGGGTATATTTTCAGGAGCCTCGGACCATCCGTCTGACCACCACGGTTTCATTTTAG